GAAGTACGGGGCCGACGATCCGGTCCCGTCTTCCCTTATGCATACCGGCGCAGATTCCCACCATCGTCCCGAGGCGGTAGGCCAGCGTACACCCGATCCAGGAGAGCGTTAAGAAAATGGCGACAGCTACCGAAGGCCAGCGCGAAGGCAGCCTGGAGGCGCCCACGCGGCACCCGCTGGGTTGGCGCGGCCCGGAGTTCTACGACGAGGAATCGCTGTTCTCGGAACTGGAACGTGTCTACGACATCTGCCACGGATGTCGGCGGTGCGTCAGTCTGTGTAATTCGTTCCCCACACTGTTCGATCTCGTCGATGAATCGGACACCATGGAGGTCGACGGGGTCGACAAGAAGGACTACTGGCAGGTGGTGGATCACTGTTATCTCTGCGATCTCTGTTACCTGACCAAGTGCCCCTACGTACCGCCTCACAAGTGGAACGTCGACTTCCCACACCTCATGCTTCGGGCCAAGGCGGTCAAGTACAGGCAGGGAAAGGTCAAGCGCCGCGACAGAATCCTGACCTCAACGGACACCGTCGGTCGGCTCGCCGGTATTCCGGTCGTGGTCCAGGCGGTCAACGCCGCGAATCACAACGGTGCAGCGCGTAAGCTGCTGCAGAAGACGCTTGGTATTCATGCCGATGCCGTTCTGCCCGAGTATCATTCGAAGACCGCCAGAAAGCGCCTTTCCGGCGTGCGCAGTCCAGTCACGAGCCCGGAGCCAGCCGGCAGGACGCGGGGACGTGTCGCCCTTTTCGCGACCTGCTATGGAGACCGGAACGAACCGCAGGTCGTCGAAGACCTTGCCAGTGTGTTTACGCACAACGGGATCGAGGTGACGCTGGCGAAAAAGGAACAGTGTTGCGGCATGCCGAAGCTGGAACTGGGAGACCTCGAGGCGGTCGAGGCTGCAAAGGACGCCAACATCCCGGTACTGACAGGCATGATCGACGAAGGCTGGGACATCGTCGCGCCGGTCCCGTCCTGTGTATTGATGTTCAAGCAGGAGCTCCCGCTGATGTTCCCCGACGACGAGGAGGTCGCCAGGGTTCGCGACCACATCTTCGATCCGTTCGAATACCTGATGATCCGTCACGCCGAAGGCAAGCTGAATACCGACTTCAAGAACCCGCTGGGCAAGGTCGCTTATCACGCTGCTTGCCATCTTCGAGTCCAGAAGATCGGTTTGAAGACTCGGGACCTGTTCAACCTCGTACCCGGAACCGAACTCGATGTGATCGAACGCTGTTCGGGGCACGACGGGACCTATGCCGTCAAGCAGGAGTATCACGAGATATCGATGAGAATCTGCCGTCCGGTGGTCACTCGTGTGAAGAAGGCCGAGGCCGACCACTACGCCAGCGACTGCCCGATGGCCGGGCATCAGATCGAGAACGGTCTGAAGGATGACAGTGCGCCCGAACATCCCCTGACGCTGCTGCGACAGGCCTACGGGATCTGAACTAATTCTTTTAAGGAGCGAAAAAGGATGTCGAACGAAGGCTATCACGAACCGATTGGCGAACTCTCTGACGAAACGCGCGACATGCATCGTGCGATCGTCTCGTTGATGGAAGAACTGGAGGCTGTGGACTGGTACAACCAAAGGGTCGACGCCTGTCGGGACGAGGAACTGCGGGCCATCCTCGCTCACAATCGTGACGAGGAGAAGGAGCATGCTTCGATGGTACTGGAATGGATCAGGAGGCGCGATCCGACCATGGATAAAGAGCTGAAGGACTACCTGTTCACCGAGGCTCCCATCGCGTCGCTGGAGCACGGGCACAAGGAGTGATTCTGATGGACAAGTTGAAGCGGGGGGACCTCTACTCCCTCGAGAAGTATGCCGAGATCCGGCCCGAATTCCGCAAGCAGGTCATGGCGCACAAGAAAACCCGGCTTGTGCACATTGGCCCCAACGTCACGATCCATTTCGAGGACCGGTTGGTGATGCAGTACCAGATCCAGGAGATGCTGCGTGCCGAGCGCATCTACGAGGGTGAGGCCATCCTGGAAGAGTTGGACGCGTACAATCCGTTGATTCCCGACGGATCCAACTGGAAGGCGACACTGATGATCGAGTTTGAGGACGAGCATGAGCGGCAGCGCCAACTCGCCTTGCTCAAGGGACTCGAGGCCGCTACCTGGGTCCGCGTCGGCACCCTGGACAGGGTCCATCCGATCGCCAACGAGGACCTGGAACGCGAAACCGAGGAGAAGACCTCCTCGGTTCATTTCCTGCGTTTCGAGCTGACCCCGGAGATGGTGGCCGCGGCACAGGACGGAGCGCCGATAGGGGTCGGTGTCGATCACCCGCGATACCGCTACGAGCTAGACGCGGTGCCCGAGGCGGTTCGGGACTCGCTGGTCAATGATCTAAGCTGATCCGCCGGATCAATCGTCAGGATTCCCCGACGGGTTGTTCCGAGCCCGCCAGCCGTTCCTCGAGCAACGTCGAGAGGCTCGCGATCGACGGATGATCGAAAAGGTCGGTCACGTCGACGGTCTCGGGAAAGGCTACGTCGATGCCTTCGTGGATACGGGCCAGTTCTAGAGAACTCGTGCCGATATCGAACAGGTTGTCCTCGATTGCCACCTCGCGTCCTTCCAGGACCTCGTCACAGATCGCCTTGAGCTGGGCCTCAATACCCGACAGGTCCTGCTCGTATCCTGCCCTGGGCACGAGTGAGAGCGCCTCCAGTCTGGCCAGGACCTCGTCGAAATCCCCATTTCGATAGGCGTCGATCAGAAGGTGTCGCTGTATCTTGCCGCTGGTGGTCTTCGGGATTCGGATCACGGGGATGATGTGCAGCGTCTCGAGGCCCGTGTGCGTACTGAGTGCGGCATGAATGTCGCGGGCGACACCGGTGATTTCCTCCACCTTGCCCTTGTGCAGCAGGAAGACGAGCAACTCATCGCTGTCGGCCCCGTCCGCGCGCCACGCAGCCGTCACGATCCTGCCCAGCTCGATTCCGGTGTCACGTTCAACGATGGCTTCGAGGTCGTGAGGATAGTAGTTCTGGCCGTTGGCGAAGATGATTTCCTTGGATCTTCCGGTAACGACCAGGCCGCAATCCGCCGTGAATCCAAGGTCGCCGGTATCGAGCCACCCGTCCGGGGTGAATGCGGTCTGGTTTGCCTCGTCGTTGCGGAAATAGCCCGTCGTTACATTCGCTCCTCGAATCTGGATATGCCCGACACGGCGTTCGGGCAGGGGTTCGTTGGAGGCGCCCGAGATGCGTATCTCGCAGCCCGCAACCGGTCTCCCCGTGCAGACCAGCGACAACGTCCCCGGACCGTCCATGGTGCCGATTCGCACACCGTTCACGTCCTGCAGGCTGTCGCGTTCGACACGGACGGTCGTGATACCGGTTTCCGCTTCCGGAAAGGTGACCGCGAGGCTTGCCTCCGCGAGGCCGTAGACGGGAAACATGCAGGATCGTTTAAGGCCGTATGCTGCAAGCGCCTCCAGGAATTCCTCGCACAGGTCGACGGAGATGGGCTCGGCGCCATTGACGATCAGGCGAATGCGCTGCAGGTCGAGAGTTTCCGGGGGATGCCTCCTGAGCGCCCTGAGCAGATGCTTGAGTCCGAAGTTGGGCGAGCAGGTCACGCTGACCCCCAGCTCGGAGGACTTTTCCAGCCACAGCAGGGGGTGCCGGACAAAGAGGTCGGTGGGCATCAGGCAGTGGTCGACTCCGGCGGCGAGAGGCGTGAGGTGAAACCCGATCAGTCCCATGTCGTGCGTCAGCGGCATCCAGCTAAGCGCGCTGTCCCCGGCGCGCACGCGGGCCCCGGCGGCAATCGCGCGGATATTGGCGAGAATGTTACCGTGACTCAGTACGACTCCCTTGGGTTCACTCGTCGACCCCGACGAAAACTGGATGAAGGCGGTGTCCGCAGCGTCTGCACGATAGACGCGCCCCGGTTCACCGGACAGGTCCACGGCAGCCGGATCGACCACGCGTCGGTTCCACGCTTCCGGAAGCTTCTCCGCGCCTGCCTCGTTTGCCAGGGACTCAAGTCGTTTCACGGTCCCGGCGTCGGTGAATAGCCACGGGTCGGTCAGCGACCGGTAGATGCGAATCAGTTTAAACCGGTGTTCGTCACTGATCCCGGGTGCGACGGGCACGGGGACGACCCCGCCGAGGATGCCGGCCCAGAATGCGTAGAGGAACTGCTCGTTGTCGTTGACATGTATAATCAGCTCGCTGCCTGGCTTCAGCCCGCGATCCTGCAGGGCGTTCAGCATCGCGCGCGCCCGACCGAACAGCGTGTCGAACGGGATTTCGCGTGTCTCCGCCGCGCCCGCCAGTAGCGTGATCCGGCCTCTCTCTTCGGCCTTCTTCGTCAGTGCCTGTGTCAGCGTGCTGAAGTCTGTCATTGAGCGTGTGGGATGGGGAGCAGGTCAGATCGTACCTGCCGATGACGGATCCAAGTATACGACGATGACCAAAGGGTTCGCGACCGCAGGGCGAAAGCATGGCTGAGACAACGACCGACCTCGGGTTGCCGCTGCACAAACGGCTCCTGTTTCCGGTCATCGCGCCGCTGGTCGCGTGGCTGTTGCGCTTGTTCTGGCTGGTCTGCCGGGTGCAGCACATCGAGGGTGAAGAATATCTCGAGGCGCTATCTTCCGGCGCAGGCGCCATCATCCCCTGCCACTGGCACCAGCGACACATTTTCTGTGCGTACTACCTGGTCAGGAAGCTGTCCGGCAAATTCAGAATCGGTTACCTGGTCAGTCCCTCGAAGGACGGAGAACTCGGGGCCATGATCCTGAAGCGGCTGGGTCTGGTCGCGATTCGAGGATCGGCGAAGCGCACCGGGGCCCAGGCGATTCGCGACCTTTACCTCTGTCTCTCGAGGGACGGGATCTCCCCCGTATTGACCCCGGATGGATCCGAGGGCCCGACTTACAAGTTCAAGCCCGGTCCGGTGATGCTGGCGCAGTTGTCCGGTGCACCGCTGGTGCCGATGAGCTATGCTGCCCGGCGAGCCTGGTATCTCGATTCCTGGGACCGCTTCATGATCCCGAAGCCGTTTACCCGAGTGGCGATCGCCATCGGCCGACCCCGTTACGTGGAAAGGTCCGGCAAGCTGGGCGGTACCAGTTCAATGCAGGAGCAGATGGAGGCGGAGTTGAACCGGCTGGGTCGGGAGGCGGAGGCGGCGCTGGAGCGATAGCCGCGGTCCGATCCGACCCGATCAGCCCAGAGACTCAAGGTGCTCGATCGCTTCTCGAAGTCGGTGCGCAGGGAGTACCTTCAGCTTTCCGTTCCCGCCCCTCGGTGCGTTTGCCGCCGGGACCAGGGCGTACCGGAACCCGTGCGTCTCGGCCTCGGCCAGCCGCTCCTGTCCGTTGGGGACGGGGCGGATCTCTCCCGCCAGACCGAGTTCGCCAAAGACGACCAGGTCAGCGGGCAGCGGCCTGTCCCGGTGGCTGGACAGCGCGGCCAGCACCACGGCAAGGTCCGCCGCGGTCTCCGTGACGCGCACACCTCCCACCACGTTGACGAATACGTCCTGGTCGAACATCGGCACGCCGCCGTGGCGATGCAGGATGGCGAGCAGCATGCCGAGCCGGTTCTGGTCGAGGCCGACGGAGACCCGCCTCGGGTTGGCGAGTTGGCTCCCGTCGACCAGCGACTGGATCTCCACGAGCATGGGTCGGCTCCCTTCGCGGGTTACGACGATCACACTGCCGGATACCGGTGTCTCGTGTCGGGACAGGAAGATGGCGGAGGGGTTGCCGACACCCTTGAGTCCGGATTCGGTCATCGCAAACACCCCGAGTTCGTTGATCGCGCCGAACCGGTTCTTGACCGCGCGAAGGACGCGGTAGCGCCCCCCTGGGTCTCCCTCGAAGTAGAGCACCGTATCGACCATGTGCTCGAGCACGCGGGGGCCGGCCAGTGCCCCTTCTTTGGTGACGTGTCCGACGAGGAAGATGGTCGTGCCGCTGGTCTTGGCGTAGCGCACGAGTTGGGCTGCGCATTCTCTCACCTGGCCGACGGAGCCGGGCGCGGACTGGAGGTCGCCCGAGAACAGGGTCTGGATCGAGTCGATCACCGCGAGCCGGGTACGCTCCCTGGCCAGTACGTCGACGATCCGCTCCACTGTGGTTTCGGTGAGTAGCCTGAGATGCTGGGCCTGCAGGCCCAACCTTCGGGATCGCAGGGCTATTTGCGGGGGCGATTCCTCGCCGCTAACGTAGAGGTTTGCGGGCTGGGAGACCGTGGCCAGCATCTGCAGCAGCAGGGTGGATTTGCCGATCCCGGGGTCGCCGCCAATCAGGATCACTGAGCCTTCGACGATACCACCGCCGAGTACCCGATCGAGTTCCTTGATCTGACTCGACTCACGGGGCTTCTCCGCGGTACTGACGGTCGACAGCGCCACCGCGCCGGTCCCCCCGGTCCCGGTCCAGCCGCCCCGCCGGTTTTTCGGTGCCGGTGCGATCTCCTCGATGACATTCCATTCGCCACAGTCGGTACACTGCCCCGACCACTTGGTGTGCGACGCCCCGCACGCGCGACACTGATAGGCTGCCCTGGTTCTGGCCACGGTGTGTTCAGTTACGCGTCGTGTCGGCCGGCGCTGTCATCGGCCCAGCCGCGTGGAGACGATCGCAAACCCCGGGCCGGTTCGATTTCGACAGATTGGGTCGCTCATCGCGGTGCGTTTCCGGAATCCGCGCTCCGGCGCCATATGGGTCGTACACGGACGGTCTTCACCGCGTTGGCCTTTGTCTGGACCACCTCCACGGGATATCCGTCGATCATCAGGCTGGTGCCCGGTTCCGGGATGAACTCCATGTGCTCGAGGACCAGTCCGTTGATCGTGCGCGGCCCGCTCTCCGGGAGACGCCATCCCAGGCTGCGGTTGAGATCTCGGATGTGCGTGCCGCCATCCACGATATAGCTGCCGTCGTCCTGCGGGAGGATGTCCTTATCGTAGGCGCTGGGGTCGCTGGTGAATTCGCCGACGATCTCTTCCAGCAGGTCCTCCAGGGTGACAAGCCCCTGAATATCGCCGTATTCGTCCACGACCAGCCCTGAACGTTGTCTTCCCTTGCGGAAATTGAGCAACTGCCGGGCAAGACTCGTACCCTCCGGGATAAAGTGTGGTTCCCTGATCGCGCTGACCAGTGCCTCGGGCGTCAGTTCGTCCCGAGACAGCAGCGGCAGGATCTTGCGGACGCGAAGAAATCCCTCCACGTTGTCGATGCTGCCCCGGTAGACGGGAATTCGGCTGAAATGGCCGTCATGCAGTTCCGTCAGTACCTGTTTCCAGTCGTCATCCAGGTCGATTCCGGTGATCTCGTTGCGCGGCACCATGATGTCCTGGACGATCGCCTTTTCCAGGTCCAGGATGCCGACCAGCATCTTGCGATGTTCCCTTGGGATCATTCCCCCCGCTTCGGAAACGACCAACCGGAGTTCCTCGCGCGAGAGGGTATGATCTTGTTCGCTGTCCGGGGCGACGCCGAACAGCCTGATGAGGTTCCTTGATACCCGGGTCAGCAACCACACGACCGGAGCGAGGGCACGGGACAGTGGGGTGTACACCCACGCGGCCGGGAAGGCGACCTTCTCCGAATGTACGGCGGCAAGCGTCTTCGGCGTGATCTCGGCGAAGATCAGCAATGTCAGCGTGAGTGCTCCGGTTGCGATGGCGATGCCGGCGTCTCCGTACAGCCGATAGCCGAGATAGGTTGCGATTTGGGTAATGACAATGTTGACGAAATTGTTGCCCAGGAGGATCAGCGTGATCAGGCGGTCGGGTTTCTCGAGCAGTTGCTGCGCCCTGATGGCGCCCCCGTGTCCGGTCCGTGCCAGGTGGCGTAACCGGTAACGGTTCAGCGCGATCAACGCCGTTTCGGACCCAGAGAAGAACGCCGAAAGCAGGAAAAGTACGATCAGGGCGAGGAACAGCGCACTGACGGGCAGGGTATCCAAGTGGGTGCTCGGGTCATGTAAGTGTCCCCATTACACGGTGACACGATAACGGGTGTCAAGCGGGGGGCGGGGGGTCAGACCGTTCGCTTCAGGACCAGTTCGAGCACGAACTTGCTGCCGAAATAGGCCAGCATCAGCACAACGAATCCCCCCAGTGTCCACCGGATCGCGGTGCGGCCCCGCCAGCCGAGACGCCAGCGCCCGATGAGCAGGACC
The nucleotide sequence above comes from Gammaproteobacteria bacterium. Encoded proteins:
- a CDS encoding Fe-S oxidoreductase, whose translation is MATATEGQREGSLEAPTRHPLGWRGPEFYDEESLFSELERVYDICHGCRRCVSLCNSFPTLFDLVDESDTMEVDGVDKKDYWQVVDHCYLCDLCYLTKCPYVPPHKWNVDFPHLMLRAKAVKYRQGKVKRRDRILTSTDTVGRLAGIPVVVQAVNAANHNGAARKLLQKTLGIHADAVLPEYHSKTARKRLSGVRSPVTSPEPAGRTRGRVALFATCYGDRNEPQVVEDLASVFTHNGIEVTLAKKEQCCGMPKLELGDLEAVEAAKDANIPVLTGMIDEGWDIVAPVPSCVLMFKQELPLMFPDDEEVARVRDHIFDPFEYLMIRHAEGKLNTDFKNPLGKVAYHAACHLRVQKIGLKTRDLFNLVPGTELDVIERCSGHDGTYAVKQEYHEISMRICRPVVTRVKKAEADHYASDCPMAGHQIENGLKDDSAPEHPLTLLRQAYGI
- a CDS encoding non-ribosomal peptide synthetase — encoded protein: MTDFSTLTQALTKKAEERGRITLLAGAAETREIPFDTLFGRARAMLNALQDRGLKPGSELIIHVNDNEQFLYAFWAGILGGVVPVPVAPGISDEHRFKLIRIYRSLTDPWLFTDAGTVKRLESLANEAGAEKLPEAWNRRVVDPAAVDLSGEPGRVYRADAADTAFIQFSSGSTSEPKGVVLSHGNILANIRAIAAGARVRAGDSALSWMPLTHDMGLIGFHLTPLAAGVDHCLMPTDLFVRHPLLWLEKSSELGVSVTCSPNFGLKHLLRALRRHPPETLDLQRIRLIVNGAEPISVDLCEEFLEALAAYGLKRSCMFPVYGLAEASLAVTFPEAETGITTVRVERDSLQDVNGVRIGTMDGPGTLSLVCTGRPVAGCEIRISGASNEPLPERRVGHIQIRGANVTTGYFRNDEANQTAFTPDGWLDTGDLGFTADCGLVVTGRSKEIIFANGQNYYPHDLEAIVERDTGIELGRIVTAAWRADGADSDELLVFLLHKGKVEEITGVARDIHAALSTHTGLETLHIIPVIRIPKTTSGKIQRHLLIDAYRNGDFDEVLARLEALSLVPRAGYEQDLSGIEAQLKAICDEVLEGREVAIEDNLFDIGTSSLELARIHEGIDVAFPETVDVTDLFDHPSIASLSTLLEERLAGSEQPVGES
- the radA gene encoding DNA repair protein RadA, which translates into the protein MARTRAAYQCRACGASHTKWSGQCTDCGEWNVIEEIAPAPKNRRGGWTGTGGTGAVALSTVSTAEKPRESSQIKELDRVLGGGIVEGSVILIGGDPGIGKSTLLLQMLATVSQPANLYVSGEESPPQIALRSRRLGLQAQHLRLLTETTVERIVDVLARERTRLAVIDSIQTLFSGDLQSAPGSVGQVRECAAQLVRYAKTSGTTIFLVGHVTKEGALAGPRVLEHMVDTVLYFEGDPGGRYRVLRAVKNRFGAINELGVFAMTESGLKGVGNPSAIFLSRHETPVSGSVIVVTREGSRPMLVEIQSLVDGSQLANPRRVSVGLDQNRLGMLLAILHRHGGVPMFDQDVFVNVVGGVRVTETAADLAVVLAALSSHRDRPLPADLVVFGELGLAGEIRPVPNGQERLAEAETHGFRYALVPAANAPRGGNGKLKVLPAHRLREAIEHLESLG
- a CDS encoding DUF3501 family protein, with product MDKLKRGDLYSLEKYAEIRPEFRKQVMAHKKTRLVHIGPNVTIHFEDRLVMQYQIQEMLRAERIYEGEAILEELDAYNPLIPDGSNWKATLMIEFEDEHERQRQLALLKGLEAATWVRVGTLDRVHPIANEDLERETEEKTSSVHFLRFELTPEMVAAAQDGAPIGVGVDHPRYRYELDAVPEAVRDSLVNDLS
- a CDS encoding ferritin-like domain-containing protein translates to MSNEGYHEPIGELSDETRDMHRAIVSLMEELEAVDWYNQRVDACRDEELRAILAHNRDEEKEHASMVLEWIRRRDPTMDKELKDYLFTEAPIASLEHGHKE
- a CDS encoding HlyC/CorC family transporter, with translation MDTLPVSALFLALIVLFLLSAFFSGSETALIALNRYRLRHLARTGHGGAIRAQQLLEKPDRLITLILLGNNFVNIVITQIATYLGYRLYGDAGIAIATGALTLTLLIFAEITPKTLAAVHSEKVAFPAAWVYTPLSRALAPVVWLLTRVSRNLIRLFGVAPDSEQDHTLSREELRLVVSEAGGMIPREHRKMLVGILDLEKAIVQDIMVPRNEITGIDLDDDWKQVLTELHDGHFSRIPVYRGSIDNVEGFLRVRKILPLLSRDELTPEALVSAIREPHFIPEGTSLARQLLNFRKGRQRSGLVVDEYGDIQGLVTLEDLLEEIVGEFTSDPSAYDKDILPQDDGSYIVDGGTHIRDLNRSLGWRLPESGPRTINGLVLEHMEFIPEPGTSLMIDGYPVEVVQTKANAVKTVRVRPIWRRSADSGNAPR
- a CDS encoding lysophospholipid acyltransferase family protein, translated to MAETTTDLGLPLHKRLLFPVIAPLVAWLLRLFWLVCRVQHIEGEEYLEALSSGAGAIIPCHWHQRHIFCAYYLVRKLSGKFRIGYLVSPSKDGELGAMILKRLGLVAIRGSAKRTGAQAIRDLYLCLSRDGISPVLTPDGSEGPTYKFKPGPVMLAQLSGAPLVPMSYAARRAWYLDSWDRFMIPKPFTRVAIAIGRPRYVERSGKLGGTSSMQEQMEAELNRLGREAEAALER